The following are encoded together in the Skermanella mucosa genome:
- a CDS encoding zinc-dependent alcohol dehydrogenase family protein, giving the protein MKGIVLRSPGGLDRLELVDMPDPGAPGPGKIRVRIRASSLNYHDYGVVSGRMPTADGRIPMSDGAGTVEAVGEGVTGFAVGDDVVSVFFPQWQDGPADVGDFSTVPGDGVDGYAREVVVRPATWFTTVPKGYGHAEAATLTTAGLTAWRALVVDGGLKAGDVVLVLGTGGVSVFALQYAKMMGATVIATSSSDEKLERVRALGADYTINYRQHEDWGKRARDWTGGRGVDHVVEVGGPGTLAQSIAAVRVGGHISLIGVLTGRAGEVPTAVLMAKQARLQGLIVGNRRHQNDLVRAIETTGVRPVIDRGFALGEIADAFRYQESGSHFGKICLEF; this is encoded by the coding sequence ATGAAGGGAATCGTACTGCGCTCGCCCGGAGGGCTGGACCGGCTGGAGCTGGTCGACATGCCCGACCCCGGCGCCCCGGGTCCCGGCAAGATCCGGGTCCGGATCCGCGCCAGTTCGCTGAACTACCATGACTACGGCGTCGTGAGCGGACGGATGCCGACGGCGGACGGGCGCATACCCATGTCCGACGGCGCCGGCACCGTCGAGGCCGTGGGCGAGGGGGTGACCGGCTTCGCGGTGGGCGACGACGTCGTTTCCGTCTTTTTCCCGCAGTGGCAGGACGGGCCGGCCGACGTCGGCGATTTTTCCACCGTGCCCGGTGACGGCGTTGACGGCTATGCCCGGGAGGTCGTGGTGCGTCCCGCCACCTGGTTCACAACCGTGCCCAAGGGCTACGGCCATGCCGAGGCGGCGACCCTGACGACGGCCGGGCTGACCGCCTGGCGCGCCCTGGTGGTCGACGGCGGGCTGAAGGCGGGGGACGTGGTGCTGGTGCTGGGCACCGGCGGCGTCTCGGTCTTCGCTCTCCAGTACGCGAAGATGATGGGTGCCACCGTCATCGCCACCTCCTCGTCGGACGAGAAGCTGGAGCGGGTGCGGGCGCTCGGCGCCGACTACACGATCAACTACCGGCAGCACGAGGATTGGGGCAAGCGGGCCCGGGACTGGACCGGCGGGCGCGGCGTGGACCATGTGGTCGAGGTCGGCGGGCCGGGGACCCTGGCGCAGTCCATCGCCGCGGTGCGCGTCGGCGGGCACATCTCGCTGATCGGCGTGCTGACCGGCCGCGCCGGAGAGGTCCCGACCGCCGTGCTGATGGCGAAGCAGGCCCGCCTGCAGGGCCTGATCGTGGGCAACCGGCGCCATCAGAACGATCTGGTGCGCGCGATCGAGACGACCGGCGTACGGCCGGTGATCGACCGCGGCTTCGCCCTGGGCGAGATCGCCGACGCCTTCCGGTACCAGGAATCGGGAAGCCATTTCGGCAAGATCTGCCTGGAGTTCTGA
- a CDS encoding type II toxin-antitoxin system Phd/YefM family antitoxin — MPKDAEYGQINLTIFGDGPMPPTVVTVSVTEFKAKCLALFDDLEGRKVARIVVTRHGKPVAELTPPPTEMAPLFGAHRGSVSVLHDADLTQPTFDEDEFDVEGGR, encoded by the coding sequence TTGCCGAAAGATGCCGAATATGGTCAGATCAATCTGACCATATTCGGAGATGGACCGATGCCGCCGACCGTCGTGACCGTCAGCGTGACGGAGTTCAAAGCAAAATGCCTGGCGCTGTTCGATGATCTGGAAGGCCGTAAGGTCGCCAGGATCGTCGTCACGCGCCATGGTAAGCCGGTGGCGGAATTGACGCCGCCGCCGACCGAGATGGCACCGCTTTTCGGAGCGCACCGGGGATCGGTCAGTGTCCTGCACGATGCCGATCTGACGCAGCCGACCTTCGACGAGGACGAGTTCGATGTCGAAGGCGGGCGGTGA
- a CDS encoding type II toxin-antitoxin system VapC family toxin, whose translation MPLLDTHTILWLDGGLPMTQEALDAIEEARPKGGVLVSPVSAWEIGTLVRKGRIVLDVDPVSWIHRFLGQPGVRQVPLTVDAAAGSSFLPESFHGDPADRMLVASARQLGVPMITRDRKILEYAASTSAVRAIRC comes from the coding sequence ATGCCGCTCCTCGATACGCACACCATCCTGTGGCTCGACGGCGGCCTGCCCATGACGCAGGAGGCGCTCGACGCGATCGAGGAGGCGCGCCCCAAGGGCGGAGTCCTGGTGTCGCCGGTATCGGCATGGGAGATCGGCACGCTCGTGCGGAAGGGCCGGATCGTCCTGGATGTCGATCCCGTGTCGTGGATCCATCGCTTTCTCGGCCAGCCGGGAGTCCGCCAGGTTCCGCTCACGGTCGACGCGGCCGCCGGATCCTCTTTCCTGCCCGAGTCGTTCCACGGCGATCCGGCGGACCGGATGCTCGTCGCGAGCGCCCGGCAACTTGGCGTACCGATGATCACGAGGGACCGGAAGATCCTGGAATACGCGGCGTCCACCTCGGCAGTTCGGGCGATCCGCTGTTGA
- a CDS encoding HAMP domain-containing methyl-accepting chemotaxis protein: protein MNTISTTQRQGPAHFFGNLKTQTKINAGFGALLAVLIGLGGLFWFSAQDGENNLRNYTVQTNVAGSISDAESEILQARLAVRQFIESGDKKHVADFEAKWRLADDALAAARALMTMPENIRVVEEILDMKTFYSSSLQSIVEKNARKTTQEAQILTDLGAKLRKVLTDLRVAEINGGSPETIAKSAQAGESFLLARVVAARFLDSKNKKEEADRVAKELDGVGRQLTELTALSLAPGQAERLSEARKLLSDYAEGFAEIAGLTLDIEAAVDRMAETMAPLQDKTEVILNASKDLRAAVQAAATEDAATAKTAALAFCGAALAIGLVLAWLIGRSIAVPVISMTDAMRRLAGGDTDVAIPAVGRKDEIGQMAVTVQVFKDNMIRTREMEREAREAGARAAAERKAAMLKLADSFEASVKGIVETVASAATEMQSTAAVMTHTADTTSQQATAVAAASEQASANVQTVAAATEELSSSIAEIGRQVSSSSQIAGQAVAEAERTNETMKVLVQAAEQIGQVVELINTIAGQTNLLALNATIEAARAGEAGKGFAVVASEVKSLATQTARATEEIKSKVGEIQGATGGAQAAIDGIGRIIGQMNEITTTIAAAIEEQSAATRDISSNVSQASRGTDEVSVNITGVTQAAGETGAAASQVLGASEGLARDAERLRIEVTNFIATVRAA, encoded by the coding sequence GTGAATACGATTTCAACAACGCAGCGGCAGGGTCCGGCGCATTTCTTCGGCAATCTGAAGACCCAGACCAAAATCAATGCCGGCTTCGGTGCCCTCCTCGCCGTTCTGATCGGTCTCGGCGGGTTGTTCTGGTTTTCCGCCCAGGACGGTGAAAACAACCTCCGCAACTACACGGTCCAGACCAATGTGGCGGGCAGCATCTCCGACGCGGAGTCGGAGATCCTTCAGGCCCGTCTGGCCGTCCGGCAGTTCATCGAGAGCGGCGACAAGAAGCATGTCGCCGACTTCGAGGCGAAGTGGCGCCTCGCCGACGATGCCCTGGCCGCCGCGAGGGCCTTGATGACGATGCCTGAGAACATCAGGGTTGTCGAAGAAATCCTGGATATGAAGACCTTCTACAGCTCGTCCCTTCAGAGCATAGTTGAGAAGAACGCACGCAAGACCACCCAGGAAGCACAGATCCTGACCGACCTGGGCGCCAAGCTGCGCAAGGTCCTGACCGACTTGCGTGTCGCGGAGATCAATGGCGGCAGCCCCGAAACGATCGCCAAGTCGGCACAGGCCGGCGAGAGCTTCCTTCTGGCGCGGGTGGTCGCCGCACGCTTCCTGGACTCCAAGAATAAGAAGGAGGAGGCCGACCGCGTCGCCAAGGAACTCGACGGAGTCGGTAGGCAGCTCACCGAACTGACGGCCCTGTCGCTGGCTCCGGGACAGGCGGAACGGCTGAGCGAGGCGCGGAAACTGCTCTCGGACTACGCCGAGGGTTTCGCGGAAATCGCCGGGCTGACGCTGGACATCGAAGCCGCCGTCGACCGGATGGCCGAGACCATGGCCCCGCTTCAGGATAAGACGGAGGTCATCCTGAACGCTTCCAAAGACCTGCGGGCGGCGGTGCAGGCCGCAGCGACCGAAGACGCGGCGACCGCCAAGACTGCGGCGCTGGCGTTCTGTGGTGCCGCTTTGGCCATCGGGCTGGTGCTGGCTTGGCTGATCGGGCGCAGTATCGCGGTGCCGGTGATCTCCATGACCGATGCCATGCGGCGGCTTGCCGGCGGCGATACCGATGTCGCGATACCGGCGGTCGGGCGGAAGGACGAGATCGGCCAGATGGCCGTCACGGTGCAGGTCTTCAAGGACAACATGATCCGCACCCGCGAGATGGAGCGGGAAGCCAGGGAGGCCGGGGCGCGGGCCGCCGCCGAGCGCAAGGCGGCGATGCTGAAGCTCGCCGACTCCTTCGAGGCCAGCGTCAAGGGGATCGTCGAGACGGTGGCCTCCGCCGCCACCGAGATGCAGAGCACGGCCGCGGTGATGACCCATACCGCGGACACCACCAGCCAGCAGGCGACGGCGGTGGCCGCCGCGTCGGAACAGGCTTCGGCCAACGTCCAGACCGTGGCCGCCGCGACCGAGGAGCTGTCCTCCTCCATCGCCGAAATCGGCCGGCAGGTCAGCAGCTCCAGCCAGATCGCCGGCCAGGCGGTGGCGGAAGCCGAACGGACCAACGAGACCATGAAGGTGCTGGTCCAGGCGGCCGAGCAGATCGGCCAGGTGGTGGAGCTGATCAACACCATCGCCGGGCAGACCAACCTGCTGGCGCTGAACGCCACCATCGAGGCGGCGCGGGCCGGGGAGGCCGGCAAGGGCTTCGCGGTGGTGGCCTCGGAGGTCAAGTCGCTGGCGACCCAGACCGCCCGCGCGACCGAGGAGATCAAGTCGAAGGTGGGCGAGATCCAGGGGGCGACCGGCGGCGCCCAGGCGGCGATCGACGGGATCGGCAGGATCATCGGGCAGATGAACGAGATCACCACGACCATCGCCGCCGCGATCGAGGAGCAGAGCGCCGCCACCCGCGACATCTCCTCCAACGTCAGCCAGGCCTCGCGGGGAACCGACGAGGTGTCGGTGAACATCACCGGCGTGACCCAGGCCGCCGGGGAGACGGGGGCCGCCGCTTCCCAGGTGCTCGGCGCTTCGGAAGGGCTGGCGCGGGATGCCGAGAGGCTGCGCATCGAGGTGACGAACTTCATCGCGACCGTGCGGGCCGCATAA
- the tnpC gene encoding IS66 family transposase, producing the protein MEKPPRYRLSEAEKDALLVEQAALIERLAARVAELEALIGKPRKTSANSHIPPSQDGPGGASRTADAKRRRKPRPSRPGVSRPLADDPDRTERRLVEGCPHCGTAVPESAQRCRHRYDHIDLPVIRPVVTRVELFGGRCGDCGRRYRAAPPAAMPPGTPFGPGIRALLAYLHHSHHVGFERLSRMLEELFGLTISEGAIANALRRMGTAFDTACAAIKAKLLGASVIASDETTTRVNGVIHWQWVFHSGQAVLHTIAPSRARAVAAGILGGHRPEVWISDRYAGQQELGRVHQVCLAHVLRDVQYAIDCGDTMVAPRIRDHLLWAIRVGKRRPGLKDSTLAAYAAKAERGLDALVGTPAAHPAGRELQRLVKAWRGKFFVFLADRRVPPTNNASEQEIRPSVVFRKVTNGFRSDWGPGIHAGYRSVTGTARRQGQSAWTAVRHLVGGTFAVT; encoded by the coding sequence ATGGAGAAACCGCCGCGTTACCGTCTGAGTGAGGCTGAGAAGGACGCCCTGCTGGTCGAGCAGGCGGCGCTGATCGAGCGTCTGGCGGCGCGGGTTGCCGAACTGGAAGCGCTGATCGGGAAGCCGCGGAAGACGTCGGCCAATTCGCACATTCCGCCGTCGCAGGACGGCCCCGGCGGTGCGTCGCGTACGGCGGACGCCAAGCGCCGGCGCAAGCCGCGGCCGTCGCGCCCCGGAGTATCGCGCCCGCTGGCCGACGATCCGGACCGGACCGAGCGCCGCCTGGTCGAGGGCTGCCCGCATTGCGGGACGGCGGTGCCCGAGAGCGCCCAGCGGTGCCGGCACCGCTACGACCACATCGACCTTCCGGTGATCCGCCCGGTGGTGACGCGGGTCGAGCTGTTCGGCGGCCGGTGCGGCGATTGCGGGCGGCGCTACCGGGCCGCCCCGCCCGCCGCCATGCCGCCGGGCACCCCGTTCGGACCGGGCATCCGGGCACTGCTGGCCTATCTGCACCACAGCCATCATGTCGGCTTCGAGCGGCTGTCGCGGATGCTGGAGGAGTTGTTCGGACTGACGATCTCAGAGGGCGCCATCGCCAATGCGTTGCGCCGCATGGGCACGGCGTTCGACACGGCCTGCGCGGCGATCAAGGCCAAACTCCTGGGGGCTTCCGTCATCGCCTCGGACGAGACCACGACGCGGGTCAACGGCGTGATCCACTGGCAATGGGTGTTCCATTCCGGGCAAGCCGTGCTGCACACCATCGCCCCCAGCCGCGCCCGGGCGGTGGCCGCCGGGATCCTGGGCGGGCATCGGCCCGAGGTCTGGATCTCCGACCGCTACGCCGGGCAGCAGGAACTGGGACGGGTCCACCAGGTCTGCCTGGCCCACGTTCTCAGGGACGTGCAGTACGCCATCGACTGCGGCGACACCATGGTCGCACCCAGGATCCGCGATCACCTGCTCTGGGCCATCCGCGTCGGCAAACGAAGACCGGGCCTGAAGGACAGCACGCTTGCCGCCTACGCCGCAAAGGCCGAGCGCGGCCTCGATGCCCTGGTCGGTACCCCCGCCGCCCATCCGGCCGGACGCGAGTTGCAGCGGCTGGTCAAGGCATGGCGCGGCAAGTTCTTCGTCTTCCTCGCCGACCGCCGCGTGCCGCCGACCAACAACGCCAGCGAGCAGGAAATTCGCCCGTCCGTGGTCTTCCGCAAGGTCACCAACGGCTTCCGATCCGACTGGGGACCCGGCATCCACGCCGGGTATCGATCCGTGACAGGAACGGCGCGTCGGCAAGGTCAATCCGCCTGGACCGCCGTACGCCACCTCGTCGGTGGAACCTTCGCCGTCACCTGA
- a CDS encoding ISL3 family transposase, with protein sequence MSNSLLSLLPAGLAVEQVVVHPDRVVVAVRARAATASCPLCRRRSRRVHSRYIRHLGDLPWQGRIGHLDLQVRRFRCSAPGCPRRIFAERLPEVALPRVRRTVRLAEAQRRIALHAGGESGARLADRLAMPVSGDTLLRLIRAAPLPVAPSPRVVGIDDWAWRRGRRYGTLIVDLERSRPIDLLPDRDGETVAAWLKAHPGVEIVARDRAGAYADGARTGAPDAVQVADRWHLLRNLGDALAGVLDRHHRAIRTATKAATAVTTVPVPNAPPESRPLTRSQQRTLDKRAARQARFEEVAALNARGWSQSAISRSTGLDRATIRTWLRAGRPPSWSKPAYGSTIDRHAEYLRQRWAEGCTNTARLWREIRDRGYSGRPKTVQEWVRRRLRGTGAGSADAASSATAWKAPSGRRAAWLVVADADEIDDTAGKFVEALLAGSPDLTAVIALAREFRTMVRERRADGLDPWLAAAQGTALAGFAGGLKRDLAAVRAGLSLSWSSGPVEGQVSRLKTIKRTMCGRAGFDLLRYRVLEAA encoded by the coding sequence GTGTCCAATTCGTTGCTGTCCCTGCTCCCTGCCGGTCTCGCGGTTGAGCAGGTTGTCGTCCACCCTGATCGTGTCGTCGTCGCCGTTCGTGCTCGCGCCGCCACAGCGTCCTGTCCCTTGTGCCGGCGCCGCTCGCGTCGCGTCCACAGCCGCTACATCCGGCATCTTGGGGATCTCCCCTGGCAAGGCCGGATAGGCCATCTCGATCTTCAGGTCCGGCGCTTTCGCTGCTCCGCCCCCGGATGCCCGCGCCGGATCTTCGCCGAGCGCCTGCCGGAGGTGGCCCTGCCGAGGGTTCGGCGGACCGTCCGCCTCGCCGAGGCGCAGCGCCGCATCGCCCTGCATGCCGGAGGCGAGTCGGGCGCCCGCTTGGCGGACCGGCTCGCCATGCCGGTCAGCGGCGACACCCTGCTGCGCCTGATCCGGGCGGCTCCCCTCCCGGTGGCACCGTCCCCGCGCGTCGTCGGCATCGATGACTGGGCCTGGCGGCGTGGCCGGCGCTACGGCACCCTCATCGTCGATCTGGAGCGCAGCCGCCCCATTGACCTGCTGCCCGATCGCGACGGAGAAACAGTCGCCGCTTGGCTGAAGGCACACCCCGGCGTGGAGATCGTCGCCCGAGACCGGGCCGGTGCCTATGCCGACGGCGCCCGGACCGGCGCCCCGGACGCGGTCCAGGTGGCTGACCGTTGGCATCTTCTGCGCAATCTCGGCGACGCCCTGGCCGGCGTTCTCGACCGGCATCACCGGGCCATCCGCACTGCGACCAAGGCAGCCACGGCGGTGACGACGGTTCCGGTTCCCAACGCTCCGCCGGAGTCCCGGCCTCTGACCCGCAGCCAGCAGCGCACGCTGGACAAGCGGGCGGCGCGGCAGGCCCGTTTCGAGGAAGTTGCAGCACTGAACGCCCGCGGCTGGTCCCAGAGTGCTATCTCCCGCAGCACCGGCCTGGACCGTGCCACGATTCGGACATGGCTGCGGGCGGGCCGGCCTCCGTCGTGGAGCAAACCGGCTTATGGGAGCACAATCGACCGCCATGCCGAGTACCTGCGGCAGCGCTGGGCCGAGGGCTGCACCAACACCGCCCGGCTGTGGCGGGAAATCCGTGACCGGGGCTATTCGGGCCGGCCCAAGACCGTGCAGGAATGGGTTCGGCGCCGGTTGCGGGGCACCGGTGCGGGGTCTGCCGACGCGGCGTCGTCCGCGACCGCCTGGAAAGCACCCTCCGGCCGGCGCGCGGCGTGGCTGGTGGTGGCCGATGCCGACGAGATCGACGACACCGCAGGGAAGTTCGTCGAGGCGCTGCTTGCCGGATCGCCGGACCTGACCGCGGTGATCGCGCTGGCGCGGGAGTTCCGTACGATGGTGCGGGAGAGGCGGGCCGACGGATTAGATCCGTGGCTCGCGGCAGCGCAGGGAACGGCGCTGGCCGGGTTTGCCGGCGGCCTGAAACGGGACTTGGCGGCGGTTCGTGCCGGGCTGTCGCTGTCATGGAGCAGCGGCCCGGTGGAAGGTCAGGTCAGTCGGCTCAAGACGATCAAGCGTACCATGTGCGGGCGGGCTGGCTTCGACCTGTTGCGCTATCGGGTTCTGGAGGCCGCATGA
- a CDS encoding sulfatase-like hydrolase/transferase gives MRSLSRAGGLTTPDPIGNPGEGLGGVPSNATHGSVTPNDSLIAAQAIGWMRNRINKENVKAQLRENAGAEQGAAAEARIEAERYTGLFKEADLTPALAYGVNIVQQETPPDCHYALPENWESAGQLASKPKLQRYFRTWSDVIWGGISDDGSGTGFKVVKSDLPGQGAAFAPFDYWIKAQNVYNQTILEVDRQIGQFLGNIPPGIRENSVVIFTSDHGEYSSAHGLQGKGGVYREPVQVPLIVRDFTGRYARFPEVPRTHLTSSVDLVPFYLSLATGGNDWLKDPTLHALYGSRADLFTMLSEPGAPGRAYALHSTDEIYPNVDNYWRAPEHAVGVITETGKLGTYSFWKTNEATPQPEGMEYEYYDYRTERGRLELDSQPDHPEADALKKLFFAKLVPDELQKPLPAEFVEARNEAMQTYWT, from the coding sequence GTGAGGAGCCTTTCCCGCGCCGGTGGCCTGACCACGCCGGACCCCATCGGCAACCCCGGCGAGGGCCTGGGCGGCGTCCCGTCCAACGCGACGCACGGGTCGGTGACGCCGAACGACAGCCTGATCGCCGCCCAGGCCATCGGCTGGATGCGGAACCGCATCAACAAGGAGAACGTGAAGGCCCAGCTGCGGGAGAATGCCGGCGCGGAACAGGGCGCCGCCGCCGAGGCCCGCATCGAGGCCGAGCGCTACACCGGCCTCTTCAAGGAAGCGGACCTGACGCCGGCGCTCGCTTACGGCGTCAACATCGTGCAGCAGGAGACGCCGCCCGACTGCCACTATGCCCTGCCGGAAAACTGGGAATCGGCCGGGCAGCTCGCGTCCAAGCCGAAGCTGCAGCGCTATTTCCGCACCTGGTCGGACGTGATCTGGGGCGGCATCAGCGACGACGGGTCCGGGACGGGCTTCAAGGTCGTAAAGTCGGACCTCCCGGGCCAGGGCGCCGCGTTCGCGCCGTTCGACTACTGGATCAAGGCCCAGAACGTCTATAACCAGACCATTCTCGAAGTGGACCGCCAGATCGGCCAGTTCCTGGGCAACATCCCGCCGGGGATCCGCGAAAATTCGGTCGTGATCTTCACCTCCGACCATGGCGAATACTCCAGCGCCCACGGACTCCAGGGCAAGGGCGGCGTCTACAGGGAGCCCGTCCAGGTTCCCCTGATCGTCCGCGATTTCACCGGCCGGTACGCCCGGTTCCCGGAGGTCCCGCGCACCCATCTGACCTCCAGCGTCGATCTCGTGCCGTTCTACCTGTCGCTCGCCACCGGCGGGAACGACTGGCTGAAGGATCCGACGCTCCACGCCCTCTACGGCAGCCGGGCCGACCTGTTCACGATGCTGTCGGAACCGGGCGCTCCCGGCCGCGCCTATGCGCTGCATTCGACCGACGAGATTTACCCGAACGTGGACAATTACTGGCGGGCGCCGGAGCATGCCGTCGGCGTCATCACGGAGACGGGCAAGCTCGGCACCTATTCCTTCTGGAAGACGAACGAAGCCACTCCCCAGCCGGAAGGGATGGAATACGAGTACTACGACTACCGCACGGAACGGGGCCGGCTCGAACTGGACAGCCAGCCCGACCATCCGGAAGCCGACGCGCTGAAGAAGCTGTTCTTCGCGAAGCTGGTGCCCGACGAACTCCAGAAACCCCTCCCTGCCGAGTTCGTCGAAGCCCGGAACGAAGCCATGCAGACCTACTGGACCTAA
- a CDS encoding NrsF family protein, which translates to MRTDDLILRLFHAQDASLMVLFWQFGTVALLTAMPCAAGRRILRWRHAASA; encoded by the coding sequence ATGCGGACAGACGATCTCATCCTGCGGCTGTTCCATGCGCAGGACGCCAGCCTCATGGTGCTGTTCTGGCAGTTCGGGACGGTGGCGCTGCTGACCGCCATGCCCTGTGCGGCGGGACGCCGGATCCTGCGCTGGCGGCATGCCGCGAGCGCGTGA
- a CDS encoding RNA polymerase sigma factor: MPDDDRDHLAVLMRAAQAGNAAAYARLLREVAPIVRRTVGSRWGTGPDAEDIVQDVLLSVHAVRHAYDPGRPFLPWLLAIVRNRVADAARRHARRAVSEVAIEAPPEAFSPEHFAGDAAGTDREGITSDRLRIAIADLPRRQRIAVELLKVDEMSLKEAAAATGMSVAALKVAMHRAIRSLRAALGRGA; the protein is encoded by the coding sequence ATGCCGGACGACGATCGGGATCACCTGGCGGTGCTGATGCGCGCGGCACAGGCCGGGAACGCCGCTGCCTATGCACGCCTGCTGCGAGAGGTAGCGCCCATCGTGCGGCGCACCGTCGGAAGCCGCTGGGGCACCGGCCCGGATGCCGAGGACATCGTGCAGGACGTGCTGCTGTCGGTCCACGCCGTGCGCCACGCCTACGATCCGGGGCGTCCGTTCCTGCCCTGGCTGCTTGCCATCGTCCGCAATCGGGTGGCCGACGCCGCCCGCCGCCATGCCCGGCGGGCAGTCAGCGAAGTGGCGATCGAAGCCCCGCCGGAAGCCTTTTCACCCGAACACTTCGCCGGTGACGCTGCGGGTACGGATCGGGAAGGCATAACGTCCGACCGCCTCCGGATCGCGATCGCCGACCTGCCGCGCAGGCAACGGATCGCGGTCGAGTTGCTGAAGGTTGACGAAATGAGCCTCAAGGAAGCCGCCGCGGCGACCGGCATGAGCGTTGCCGCGCTGAAGGTCGCCATGCACCGAGCCATCAGGTCGTTGCGCGCGGCGCTCGGCAGGGGAGCCTGA
- a CDS encoding DUF302 domain-containing protein yields the protein MKRAPFASTLFASTLVALTLVASLPAVQANAQTDAAMVGGGAQRSGTVVIDTDVPFTAFDDRLRQAIKENRMGIVAEASATRGAQSIGVTIPGNAVIMVYRPDFAVRMLKASVPAGIEAPLRLYLTEADDGTATLTYRKPSSVFAPYGNAELDSMAGELDGIFAKIVADAQSR from the coding sequence ATGAAACGCGCTCCCTTCGCATCGACACTGTTCGCATCGACATTGGTCGCATTGACACTGGTTGCCTCCTTGCCCGCCGTGCAAGCGAATGCCCAGACGGATGCCGCGATGGTTGGTGGCGGTGCGCAGCGCTCGGGAACGGTCGTGATCGACACGGACGTTCCCTTCACCGCCTTCGACGACCGGCTGCGTCAAGCCATCAAGGAGAACCGGATGGGCATCGTGGCCGAAGCGAGCGCTACCCGGGGTGCGCAGTCCATCGGCGTCACGATTCCCGGCAACGCGGTAATCATGGTGTACCGCCCCGATTTCGCCGTGCGGATGCTGAAGGCCAGCGTGCCGGCCGGGATCGAGGCGCCCTTGCGCCTGTACCTCACGGAAGCCGACGACGGCACGGCGACGCTGACCTATCGCAAGCCGTCCAGCGTCTTCGCTCCTTACGGGAATGCCGAACTCGATTCCATGGCCGGGGAATTGGACGGCATCTTCGCGAAGATCGTCGCCGACGCGCAGTCCCGATGA
- a CDS encoding DUF6969 family protein, translating into MMNLDDATIERMAEAAAEAVDCVRVLRKGGDNLVGEVLRGNGTFTEWEHYPPDDVYDPETHAQYYFHAHPPEERGWHDYGHFHTFLRPAGMPPGTRPAPGNAPADAGAGDEAALSHLFAISMSREGLPVRLFTTNRWVTGETWYAADDVIAMLDRFVIDLPRPSWPLNRWITAMAVLFRPQIEALLRGRDLAIARRRTAHPDTDVFEDRGLEITSALDISLVDQVAAVKAAWDARSSRITSA; encoded by the coding sequence ATGATGAATCTTGACGACGCGACGATCGAGCGTATGGCCGAAGCGGCGGCGGAGGCCGTGGACTGCGTGCGCGTGCTGCGCAAGGGCGGCGACAACCTCGTCGGCGAGGTGCTGCGCGGCAACGGCACCTTCACCGAGTGGGAGCACTACCCGCCGGACGATGTCTACGACCCGGAGACCCACGCCCAATATTACTTCCATGCCCACCCGCCCGAAGAGCGCGGGTGGCACGACTACGGGCATTTCCATACCTTCCTGCGCCCGGCCGGAATGCCGCCCGGCACGCGGCCGGCGCCGGGGAACGCACCGGCGGACGCCGGTGCCGGCGACGAGGCGGCGCTGTCCCACCTGTTCGCGATCTCGATGAGCCGCGAGGGACTGCCGGTTCGCCTGTTCACCACGAACCGCTGGGTGACCGGCGAAACATGGTACGCGGCCGACGACGTCATCGCCATGCTCGACCGCTTCGTCATCGACCTGCCCCGCCCCTCCTGGCCGCTCAACCGCTGGATCACGGCGATGGCCGTTCTTTTCCGTCCTCAGATCGAGGCGCTGCTGCGCGGGCGCGACCTTGCGATAGCCCGGCGACGGACCGCGCACCCGGACACCGACGTCTTCGAGGACCGGGGCCTGGAGATCACCTCGGCGCTCGACATCTCGCTGGTGGACCAGGTGGCGGCGGTCAAGGCCGCCTGGGACGCCCGATCAAGCCGCATCACATCGGCGTGA